One segment of Persephonella sp. DNA contains the following:
- a CDS encoding Uma2 family endonuclease, whose amino-acid sequence MSTAAPTKKIPKQESPKPYKFTINHLKKMYEAGIFKPEEKIELINGEPFMMTPIGFRHMKTVDKLNKILNSLISQESLPYVVSIQNPIKIDSKNLLYPDIAVYPEEIYQKEDIPKIKDAILIIEVSDTTLDYDREVKLPVYAKGKAKEVWIINLKDNILEKYTQPSGKLFKSIHIYQKNETVNLFNKKIRLSDIF is encoded by the coding sequence ATGTCAACAGCAGCACCAACTAAAAAAATACCAAAACAAGAATCACCAAAACCATATAAATTCACCATAAACCATCTAAAAAAAATGTATGAGGCTGGGATATTTAAACCTGAAGAAAAGATTGAGCTAATAAATGGGGAGCCTTTTATGATGACACCAATAGGTTTTAGACACATGAAAACCGTAGACAAACTAAACAAAATTTTAAACAGCTTAATTTCTCAAGAAAGTCTACCTTATGTAGTTAGCATTCAAAACCCTATTAAAATAGATTCAAAAAATCTGTTGTATCCAGATATAGCCGTCTATCCAGAAGAGATTTACCAGAAAGAAGACATACCAAAAATAAAAGATGCCATTTTGATTATTGAAGTTTCAGATACGACGCTTGATTATGACAGGGAAGTAAAACTTCCTGTTTATGCAAAAGGAAAAGCCAAAGAAGTCTGGATAATAAATCTGAAAGACAATATCCTTGAAAAATACACCCAGCCTTCAGGAAAACTGTTCAAGTCAATACATATATATCAAAAAAATGAAACGGTAAACCTGTTCAACAAAAAGATAAGACTTTCAGATATTTTTTAG